Proteins encoded together in one Oenanthe melanoleuca isolate GR-GAL-2019-014 chromosome 7, OMel1.0, whole genome shotgun sequence window:
- the CDCA7 gene encoding cell division cycle-associated protein 7 isoform X2, which yields MAPPRPQRRCSGRRNFTAFRNTKLIPMETSSSSDDSCDSFGSDNFANTKCKFRSDIKEELAKIFHEASDDESFCGFSENEVQDALKLESDSDENDTSAGSEMGQRGRKCPVPLKVAMKFPLRRSERRKGGVEPVPETPVPAPDSDSDTEESGAMFLEKRALNIKENKAMLAKLMAELQNVSGIFGGRKSLPAVSHGPKRLPRHSLPKCALRRNPDRSSRPHTRSRSLIEGPPTLVPEEEEDDRYILVRRRKMSDEYLEHEARAPRRGHRGAMAFPHVVRPVEDITEEELDNICGSASEKVYNRAMGSTCHQCRQKTIDTKTNCRNPDCVGVRGQFCGPCLRNRYGEDVRAALLDPTWRCPPCRGICNCSFCRQRDGRCATGVLVYLAKYHGFDNVHAYLKSLKQELGMED from the exons CGCCGTTGTTCAGGAAGGAGAAACTTCACAGCCTTTCGAAATACAAAACTGATTCCCATGGAAACATCCTCATCCTCTGATGACAGTTGTGACAGTTTTGGTTCTGATAATTTTGCAAACACA aaatgcaaatttaGGTCGGATATTAAAGAAGAACTGGCAAAAATTTTTCATGAAGCCTCTGATGATGAGTCTTTCTGTGGCTTTTCAGAAAATGAGGTTCAAGATGCATTG AAATTGGAATCAGATTCAGATGAGAATGACACAAGTGCTGGAAGTGAGATGGGTCAGAGAGGGCGGAAATGCCCTGTTCCTCTGAAAGTAGCCATGAAGTTTCCACTTCGAAGATCAGAGAGGAGGAAGGGTGGCGTGGAACCTGTTCCTGAAACACCAGTGCCTGCTCCAGATTCAGACTCTGACACTGAAGAAAGTGGTGCTATGTTTTTagaaaaaagagctttaaacataaaggaaaacaaagcaatg CTTGCAAAACTAATGGCTGAGTTGCAAAATGTTTCTGGTATCTTTGGTGGGAGAAAATCGTTGCCAGCTGTCAGTCAT GGACCAAAGCGACTTCCAAGGCATTCATTGCCCAAATGTGCCTTGAGGAGGAACCCAGACCGGAGCTCTCGGCCTCACACAAGGTCAAGGTCCTTGATCGAAGGTCCTCCTACTCTGGTaccagaagaggaagaagatgaCCGGTACATCTTggtgagaagaagaaaaatgtctgaTGAATACCTGGAG CATGAAGCCCGTGCTCCCAGGAGGGGTCACCGTGGTGCCATGGCTTTTCCACATGTTGTGCGCCCAGTTGAGGACATAACAGAAGAAGAGCTGGATAATATTTGTGGATCTGCAAGTGAAAAAGTATATAACAGGGCTATG GGATCCACCTGTCACCAGTGTCGCCAGAAGACCATAGACACCAAGACAAACTGTCGCAACCCTGACTGCGTGGGGGTGCGGGGCCAGTTCTGTGGGCCGTGCCTCCGCAACAGATACGGGGAGGATGTCAGAGCAGCGCTGCTGGACCCG ACATGGAGGTGCCCCCCGTGTCGTGGAATCTGCAACTGTAGCTTCTGCAGACAGCGAGATGGCCGATGTGCCACGGGTGTCCTGGTCTACCTGGCCAAGTACCACGGCTTTGACAATGTCCACGCCTACTTAAAAAG TCTGAAACAAGAACTTGGAATGGAAGACTGA
- the CDCA7 gene encoding cell division cycle-associated protein 7 isoform X1, which yields MAPPRPQRRCSGRRNFTAFRNTKLIPMETSSSSDDSCDSFGSDNFANTKCKFRSDIKEELAKIFHEASDDESFCGFSENEVQDALKLESDSDENDTSAGSEMGQRGRKCPVPLKVAMKFPLRRSERRKGGVEPVPETPVPAPDSDSDTEESGAMFLEKRALNIKENKAMLAKLMAELQNVSGIFGGRKSLPAVSHQGPKRLPRHSLPKCALRRNPDRSSRPHTRSRSLIEGPPTLVPEEEEDDRYILVRRRKMSDEYLEHEARAPRRGHRGAMAFPHVVRPVEDITEEELDNICGSASEKVYNRAMGSTCHQCRQKTIDTKTNCRNPDCVGVRGQFCGPCLRNRYGEDVRAALLDPTWRCPPCRGICNCSFCRQRDGRCATGVLVYLAKYHGFDNVHAYLKSLKQELGMED from the exons CGCCGTTGTTCAGGAAGGAGAAACTTCACAGCCTTTCGAAATACAAAACTGATTCCCATGGAAACATCCTCATCCTCTGATGACAGTTGTGACAGTTTTGGTTCTGATAATTTTGCAAACACA aaatgcaaatttaGGTCGGATATTAAAGAAGAACTGGCAAAAATTTTTCATGAAGCCTCTGATGATGAGTCTTTCTGTGGCTTTTCAGAAAATGAGGTTCAAGATGCATTG AAATTGGAATCAGATTCAGATGAGAATGACACAAGTGCTGGAAGTGAGATGGGTCAGAGAGGGCGGAAATGCCCTGTTCCTCTGAAAGTAGCCATGAAGTTTCCACTTCGAAGATCAGAGAGGAGGAAGGGTGGCGTGGAACCTGTTCCTGAAACACCAGTGCCTGCTCCAGATTCAGACTCTGACACTGAAGAAAGTGGTGCTATGTTTTTagaaaaaagagctttaaacataaaggaaaacaaagcaatg CTTGCAAAACTAATGGCTGAGTTGCAAAATGTTTCTGGTATCTTTGGTGGGAGAAAATCGTTGCCAGCTGTCAGTCAT CAGGGACCAAAGCGACTTCCAAGGCATTCATTGCCCAAATGTGCCTTGAGGAGGAACCCAGACCGGAGCTCTCGGCCTCACACAAGGTCAAGGTCCTTGATCGAAGGTCCTCCTACTCTGGTaccagaagaggaagaagatgaCCGGTACATCTTggtgagaagaagaaaaatgtctgaTGAATACCTGGAG CATGAAGCCCGTGCTCCCAGGAGGGGTCACCGTGGTGCCATGGCTTTTCCACATGTTGTGCGCCCAGTTGAGGACATAACAGAAGAAGAGCTGGATAATATTTGTGGATCTGCAAGTGAAAAAGTATATAACAGGGCTATG GGATCCACCTGTCACCAGTGTCGCCAGAAGACCATAGACACCAAGACAAACTGTCGCAACCCTGACTGCGTGGGGGTGCGGGGCCAGTTCTGTGGGCCGTGCCTCCGCAACAGATACGGGGAGGATGTCAGAGCAGCGCTGCTGGACCCG ACATGGAGGTGCCCCCCGTGTCGTGGAATCTGCAACTGTAGCTTCTGCAGACAGCGAGATGGCCGATGTGCCACGGGTGTCCTGGTCTACCTGGCCAAGTACCACGGCTTTGACAATGTCCACGCCTACTTAAAAAG TCTGAAACAAGAACTTGGAATGGAAGACTGA
- the CDCA7 gene encoding cell division cycle-associated protein 7 isoform X3 yields METSSSSDDSCDSFGSDNFANTKCKFRSDIKEELAKIFHEASDDESFCGFSENEVQDALKLESDSDENDTSAGSEMGQRGRKCPVPLKVAMKFPLRRSERRKGGVEPVPETPVPAPDSDSDTEESGAMFLEKRALNIKENKAMLAKLMAELQNVSGIFGGRKSLPAVSHQGPKRLPRHSLPKCALRRNPDRSSRPHTRSRSLIEGPPTLVPEEEEDDRYILVRRRKMSDEYLEHEARAPRRGHRGAMAFPHVVRPVEDITEEELDNICGSASEKVYNRAMGSTCHQCRQKTIDTKTNCRNPDCVGVRGQFCGPCLRNRYGEDVRAALLDPTWRCPPCRGICNCSFCRQRDGRCATGVLVYLAKYHGFDNVHAYLKSLKQELGMED; encoded by the exons ATGGAAACATCCTCATCCTCTGATGACAGTTGTGACAGTTTTGGTTCTGATAATTTTGCAAACACA aaatgcaaatttaGGTCGGATATTAAAGAAGAACTGGCAAAAATTTTTCATGAAGCCTCTGATGATGAGTCTTTCTGTGGCTTTTCAGAAAATGAGGTTCAAGATGCATTG AAATTGGAATCAGATTCAGATGAGAATGACACAAGTGCTGGAAGTGAGATGGGTCAGAGAGGGCGGAAATGCCCTGTTCCTCTGAAAGTAGCCATGAAGTTTCCACTTCGAAGATCAGAGAGGAGGAAGGGTGGCGTGGAACCTGTTCCTGAAACACCAGTGCCTGCTCCAGATTCAGACTCTGACACTGAAGAAAGTGGTGCTATGTTTTTagaaaaaagagctttaaacataaaggaaaacaaagcaatg CTTGCAAAACTAATGGCTGAGTTGCAAAATGTTTCTGGTATCTTTGGTGGGAGAAAATCGTTGCCAGCTGTCAGTCAT CAGGGACCAAAGCGACTTCCAAGGCATTCATTGCCCAAATGTGCCTTGAGGAGGAACCCAGACCGGAGCTCTCGGCCTCACACAAGGTCAAGGTCCTTGATCGAAGGTCCTCCTACTCTGGTaccagaagaggaagaagatgaCCGGTACATCTTggtgagaagaagaaaaatgtctgaTGAATACCTGGAG CATGAAGCCCGTGCTCCCAGGAGGGGTCACCGTGGTGCCATGGCTTTTCCACATGTTGTGCGCCCAGTTGAGGACATAACAGAAGAAGAGCTGGATAATATTTGTGGATCTGCAAGTGAAAAAGTATATAACAGGGCTATG GGATCCACCTGTCACCAGTGTCGCCAGAAGACCATAGACACCAAGACAAACTGTCGCAACCCTGACTGCGTGGGGGTGCGGGGCCAGTTCTGTGGGCCGTGCCTCCGCAACAGATACGGGGAGGATGTCAGAGCAGCGCTGCTGGACCCG ACATGGAGGTGCCCCCCGTGTCGTGGAATCTGCAACTGTAGCTTCTGCAGACAGCGAGATGGCCGATGTGCCACGGGTGTCCTGGTCTACCTGGCCAAGTACCACGGCTTTGACAATGTCCACGCCTACTTAAAAAG TCTGAAACAAGAACTTGGAATGGAAGACTGA